The stretch of DNA AATACAGAGTGCTCTGGAGGCAAGTAATGGCAAGTGTTTTTAGTACCAAAAAGCAGTTTCTTACCTCTCTAAAAGCTCTAGGAAGGTCATTCACCCAATGTAAACTGAAATAACAGAAGCATACATTTTATAATTgcacattaaataaaatttaggGAATGCAAATAATTGTTACATTATCTGTTTCAGAAGCCAAAGCAACAAACTAGTTTCTCAAGCTGCAAAACTTCTGAAATGCCTGCCTAAAAGTGAtactaaataaaaacaaaagttcataaaaatagcttttttttgtttttcagttgagAAGATGAAGGTCCTGGAAACTAGTTGTCAAAAtgcaggaaagagagaaggtACATGtcttttgaaggaaaacaaacaaacaaaagagtaAGAACCATGAGGAAAGCAGTTTTTCCTAATGTACACTCATATTAACTACGCAAGTACATTTCTTACTGCTGTTTAATGGACTattaatctttctcttcttttttcttaaagttacTGTGAAAAGAACATCATTTAACATCTtgaaccaaaaaataaaatgtaaataaatgatTAACACATACCTTAAGCTGCTAACAACAAGATCAAATGTATCTTCTTTGAAAGGAAGGCATTCCTCATCAGCTACAACACTGACCATAGGGATTTCAGATTTTACAGCGTTTTTCTAATGTTGggttagaagaaaaacaacatcaGAAACTCACTTCTTTTTGTATTATGGAATTGAAACACATTAGCATTCGGAAAGCTACTTACTAAAGCATTCTCTGCAATATCAACCTGAATAAGTTTTTCAACTGTTTCCtgaaatagaatttaaaaaatctatcaaatatttacattttttttctaagttggCATTAGTCATTTTTTGGAACGCTTACACATACTTGCAAGAACTTAGAAAGAATTTCTTCAAGAATTGATAAAAACTTTATATAAAGCAGAAAGCATCTTTTCCCCCAACGTAGTACTTTGCAATTCCTCCCAGGGAGAACAGCTGAGGTAGAAGTAGTATCAGAAAAcatattctgcatttttagGTATAAGTGCAGTCAAATATAAGCCATGGATTAACATCCAATGAAGTACCTTTACTTACAGCACGGTTCACGAAGGCTAGCCTGTTCACTGCTTAAAAGTCTCTGAACGATACTCGTCTTCAACAACTAAGTGCGTCGATCAGAAAAACAGGCATGTCCCTACTCAAGACTAAAGGTTAAGTGTCATACAACAGATAGCTTCCCTTGCACTACCACTTGTCTAGTCTTCAGTGACAATAAATATAGAAGAACAGCTTGCACAACACACATCTTTCTTTGGATGACAGCTACAGATATGGAGGGGTGGGGAGGTTACATTTACCTCATCAAGGCTCAGAGGATTGGTTTAAGTTATCGTAGAGCCCTACTTGAAAACAGGGGGATAAAGAGATACTCGTTTTAAACACTTTCAAGTACGAAGAGCGAGTACCTTGGTTAAATGTCGAGCTATGTAACCTCTTCCAGAGCCAAGATCCAAAGCAAGAGGAAACGTTCTAAAGGAGAAGTTTAGCAACACAAAACACGATCAGGacttaaaactattttaagtgACTGCATTAGCTTTCGCCTGCCAACTTCCCAACACCTTTCCCAACTAAACACGCCGGGCATCCTTCCACGGCTACCCCTAGGAGCAGGCGCAGAGCAAGGCTCTCCCCACCAGCCAGCGTTTCTTCCCGAGGGCCGCGGCCCGCGCCCAACACCCCGCAGCCGCGGGGGCGAGCGGGGGCGAGCGGGGGCGAGCGGGGGCGGCACACGGAGCCGTGCCCCGCTTCCCCTCCCGGCGAGGCTCACCTGGTGATGTCGAACACCCTGTCCGCTATCCTGCCGCCGACCTAGGGAGAAAGCCCGCCGGTCAGCGGCGGGGGGCATCGCCCACGCCCCCGGCAGATCACCCCGCCCCCGGCTGACACCTCCCCCACCTTGCCGAGGGGGCCGCCCGGGACCGCCCCgggccgccggccgccgccgcccccacCTCCTCCCGCAGGTAGTCGCACTTGGCGGGCTCGGCCTGCACCGCCGCCCAGTTCTTCTGCTTCCGCTTCAGCCGCCGGTCGAAGGGGCTCAGCGCGCCCGAACCCGACGAAGAGCCGGCGGGAGGAGAAGCAACAGCGGCGGCGGATCCTCCCGACGGCGCCCAGAGCCGGCGACGgccgccccagccccagccgcAGCCCGCCCGTAGGGCCGGGCGGCCGGATCCCCTCAGGGCCCGCGCCGCGGCGGCCATGGCCTCGGGCGCGCGCCCCCGGCGCATGCACGGCCTCTGTGTCCCCGGAGCCGCCCAGATCGGCCTCCAACTCCCTGTGCGCATGCGCGCCGatgcccgccccccccccccccccttccgcCGGCCGCGACGTGTGATTGGTTAGGAGAGGTTTGCCCTACTGCGGTCGTCGTAGTGCCCGCCGGAAGTGGCTGCGGCGTGTCGCGGCGTGGTGGGTGGAGGTTGGGGGCCTCCGCGTTGAGGGAGCGCAGCCGGGCcgtgaggcggcggcggcggccgccgccggtaACGGTGTGTGGGCTCGGGCCGGTCGGGCAGTGCGAGCGGGGCTCCTCACTGGGGCGCGTCCGCGGGGCCTTGTCCGCCGCTGGGGTCGGGGAGGGAGCCGGGTGTGGGCGGGGGCTGGACGCGGGGCAGCGGGCGCCCGGGGAAGGCAGGTTCTGGTGCTGCCCCGCTGCTGCTGGGCCGCGCTCAGCCTCTGCCTGCCCCGGAGCTGCTGATGGCACTGGGCTGAGCTCCTCAAAACGCTGCCGCTCTCGCTGACTTCCTTCCTAACTGGCGCTTTAAAATGCGAAGCGGCCGAGTTCTCTCGGAAGTAAAAGTCTGAGGCCTGGCTTACAGTGAAGCTGCTTAAGGTCTTGTTCCCGACTGATCGGGAATCACTTAAGGCCATATCTGCAGCCGGTATGGTCTTTTTAGTTGCATATCCGTTATCCGAAGAAACTATGTTTGGTGGCCGAGACTGTGGTGGTGACAGGATTATTTGCAACTCGTTTAAATTGCCGTatgtgcttttggaaaaaactTTTTAGGCATAGGTTAGAAGCCTTAACTTTGTTTaattcttcaatttttttcaattatgtATATGAATCTATCTATTAAtctgaagtgcttttttttctcttatattGTAGATGTCCAAGTCTTCAACAGCATCAAAAATGTCATCCCAAGAGGAAATACTGAGCGATGGGCGGTTTAGTTGTGTTACTAGGGATCCCAGATTTTGGGAGATGCCCGAAAAAGAACGTAAAATCAAGATTGACAAACGATTCCGAGCTATGTTTCATGACAAGAAGTTTAAGCTGAAATATACAGTAGACAAAAGAGGTCGCCCTGTTAACTATACTTCTACAGAGAACCTCAGGAAATTTTATGCCTTGTCAGAGTCTGACTCTGATCTTTCAGAGAGTGATAGTAAAGAAcatactgggggaaaaaaaaaaaaaaaaaaagctaaacctAAAGGAGAGGCAGATTCTGCAAAACTACTAGCCGAAGGCCTTCCTAGGGAGgagagcaaaataaacaaacaagcaggGGACCAAACATGTGGAGCTGTGACAAAACTAGATGACCTTAAAAATGAAGGACAAAAAATGTCTAAATTGAACTTGAAAGAAGACTCTAAGAAAACTGCAACAGAAATTGACCACTCTCGGGGAAGCAAGGGCCTTTTACACAAAGGGGAAAACAAGCAAGGAGGTGCATCAGGAGGAAGATCAATTTCAattcaaaacaagcaaaagtcTTCACAACCAAGTGGTACTCAATCAGTTAAAGCTCCCAGGAGGGACCACTCCctaggagg from Haliaeetus albicilla chromosome 7, bHalAlb1.1, whole genome shotgun sequence encodes:
- the NDUFAF5 gene encoding arginine-hydroxylase NDUFAF5, mitochondrial isoform X1, which gives rise to MRTGSWRPIWAAPGTQRPCMRRGRAPEAMAAAARALRGSGRPALRAGCGWGWGGRRRLWAPSGGSAAAVASPPAGSSSGSGALSPFDRRLKRKQKNWAAVQAEPAKCDYLREEVGGRIADRVFDITRTFPLALDLGSGRGYIARHLTKETVEKLIQVDIAENALKNAVKSEIPMVSVVADEECLPFKEDTFDLVVSSLSLHWVNDLPRAFREIHQALKPDGVFIGAMFGGDTLYELRCSLQLAELEREGGFSPHVSPFTAVSDLGHLLSRAGFNTLTVDTDEIQVNYPGLFEIMEDLQGMGESNCSWNRKPLLHRETMLAAAAIYQEMYGNSDGSVPATFQIYYMIGWKFHESQARPAQRGSATVSFGDLAKIDGLLSRGKK
- the NDUFAF5 gene encoding arginine-hydroxylase NDUFAF5, mitochondrial isoform X2 produces the protein MRTGSWRPIWAAPGTQRPCMRRGRAPEAMAAAARALRGSGRPALRAGCGWGWGGRRRLWAPSGGSAAAVASPPAGSSSGSGALSPFDRRLKRKQKNWAAVQAEPAKCDYLREEVGGRIADRVFDITRTFPLALDLGSGRGYIARHLTKKNAVKSEIPMVSVVADEECLPFKEDTFDLVVSSLSLHWVNDLPRAFREIHQALKPDGVFIGAMFGGDTLYELRCSLQLAELEREGGFSPHVSPFTAVSDLGHLLSRAGFNTLTVDTDEIQVNYPGLFEIMEDLQGMGESNCSWNRKPLLHRETMLAAAAIYQEMYGNSDGSVPATFQIYYMIGWKFHESQARPAQRGSATVSFGDLAKIDGLLSRGKK